A portion of the Leptospirales bacterium genome contains these proteins:
- a CDS encoding YggS family pyridoxal phosphate-dependent enzyme: MEDCALLDSLRAELERMGRSDVRIIGVSKTHGPERIRGWLECGLVDFGENRQNEARDKFPLVQVADLPPNRQPIYHHIGPLQSSAARQVAGLFHWAHGVSSLHSLQSLQKALVHKGGSMQFLIQLDLTGETSKAGGIDEPGARELCAQADSERLRFRGFMTMGPSSGDHGATRRVFQRARKIRDELAPGGELSMGMSADWRIGVEEGATMIRVGSLLFGVRAGGAWKAP; the protein is encoded by the coding sequence GTGGAAGATTGTGCGTTGCTGGATTCGCTGCGTGCGGAGCTGGAACGGATGGGCCGCAGCGACGTGCGAATCATCGGCGTCAGCAAGACGCACGGTCCGGAGAGAATTCGAGGCTGGCTCGAGTGCGGACTGGTCGATTTCGGCGAAAATCGCCAGAATGAGGCGCGGGACAAATTTCCGCTGGTGCAGGTCGCGGACCTGCCGCCCAATCGCCAGCCGATCTATCATCATATTGGTCCTCTACAAAGCAGCGCAGCGCGTCAGGTGGCCGGCCTTTTTCACTGGGCTCACGGCGTATCCTCCCTGCACTCCTTACAGTCGTTGCAGAAAGCGCTGGTTCACAAAGGCGGCTCGATGCAATTCTTGATTCAACTGGACCTTACCGGTGAAACCAGCAAAGCCGGAGGAATCGATGAGCCTGGCGCCAGGGAACTCTGCGCGCAAGCGGACAGCGAACGCCTGCGATTTCGCGGATTTATGACCATGGGCCCATCCAGCGGCGATCACGGGGCAACGCGCCGAGTTTTCCAAAGGGCGCGTAAAATACGCGATGAACTAGCGCCTGGCGGAGAACTCAGCATGGGCATGAGCGCCGATTGGAGAATCGGAGTGGAAGAAGGCGCAACAATGATCCGGGTTGGCAGCCTGTTGTTCGGAGTGCGCGCCGGCGGGGCCTGGAAGGCCCCGTGA
- the sppA gene encoding signal peptide peptidase SppA, whose protein sequence is MDRSRLLTALALAFTLLAVILSLLNISLGRGSRTFVSPAESFINSGRAGVAFIEIKGVIGDGGGPGGADQIVASLDAAEKDAAVRAVLLSINSPGGSVGATKKIYDRIMRLRKSRPVVAIITDVAASGGYYVASAADKVYAYAGSLVGSIGVIAIHPNVGPFLDRYGIQIETIKAGRFKDSSYPFRNMTEEERAMHQRALDQAYDQFIVDVAEGRRQSQATVRSWAEGRIFSGTQARAEQMIDDLGGEDRALQAIREALKSDEELPVLRPRREFWDEFWSSSPWGSRVDHGSAAMQSALQSPMLYLYPGGLGFSLELSGATRALER, encoded by the coding sequence ATGGACCGATCCCGATTGCTCACCGCGCTGGCGCTGGCCTTTACGCTGCTGGCAGTGATTCTCAGCCTGCTGAATATTAGCCTGGGGCGCGGTTCGCGGACCTTTGTATCGCCGGCGGAGAGCTTCATCAACTCCGGGCGCGCCGGTGTTGCTTTCATTGAAATCAAAGGCGTTATCGGCGATGGCGGCGGGCCGGGGGGGGCCGACCAAATCGTGGCCAGCCTGGATGCAGCGGAGAAGGATGCCGCCGTTCGGGCCGTGCTGCTCTCAATCAACAGCCCTGGCGGTTCGGTTGGAGCGACGAAAAAGATCTACGACCGTATCATGCGACTGCGTAAATCGCGCCCGGTGGTTGCCATTATCACCGACGTAGCCGCCAGCGGCGGCTACTACGTGGCAAGCGCAGCTGACAAGGTCTATGCCTATGCCGGTTCCCTGGTCGGCTCGATTGGAGTGATCGCCATCCACCCCAATGTCGGCCCCTTCCTGGATCGCTACGGCATTCAGATTGAAACCATCAAGGCCGGTCGTTTCAAGGACTCCAGTTATCCCTTTCGAAATATGACCGAGGAGGAGCGCGCCATGCACCAGCGCGCGCTTGATCAAGCCTACGATCAATTTATTGTCGATGTGGCTGAAGGGCGTCGCCAATCGCAGGCGACCGTTCGCAGTTGGGCGGAGGGTCGCATCTTCTCGGGAACGCAAGCCCGCGCCGAGCAAATGATCGATGATCTGGGCGGCGAAGATCGCGCGCTACAGGCGATTCGCGAAGCATTGAAAAGCGACGAAGAGCTGCCGGTGCTGCGGCCGCGTCGCGAATTCTGGGACGAATTCTGGAGCTCTTCGCCATGGGGTTCGCGCGTAGACCACGGCTCAGCGGCCATGCAATCCGCATTGCAATCGCCTATGCTGTATTTGTATCCGGGAGGTTTGGGATTCAGTCTTGAACTCAGCGGCGCCACGCGCGCCCTGGAGCGCTGA
- the surE gene encoding 5'/3'-nucleotidase SurE codes for MRILLCNDDGPDAEGVRCLQQRLSALGETWAITPDRERSATSHALSIRESLQLKEVGHRRFTLSGYPADCANVGLHSGRFPRFDLVVSGINHGPNLGDDVHYSGTVAAARQGAVHSLHSIAISFPDYNPQASAERPAQWFAGWLQRNLDRLHAGIVYNINYPDEQAGAEGFPEERWTYQGRRTYRDEYEILEEGNGEALLRMRTTEFGHVREDRSDFEAVIDGCISITPLSTYTTHIRELKRWF; via the coding sequence ATGCGAATCCTGCTTTGCAATGACGATGGTCCAGATGCAGAGGGTGTGCGCTGCCTGCAACAGCGCTTGTCCGCCCTGGGAGAAACGTGGGCAATCACGCCTGATCGCGAGCGCAGCGCCACATCCCATGCTCTGTCGATTCGTGAAAGCCTGCAATTGAAGGAGGTCGGTCATCGTCGCTTCACATTGAGCGGCTATCCGGCCGATTGCGCCAATGTTGGCCTGCATTCTGGCCGATTTCCCCGCTTCGATCTGGTCGTTTCGGGAATCAACCATGGGCCGAACCTCGGCGACGACGTACACTATAGCGGAACGGTAGCGGCCGCACGACAGGGGGCGGTGCACAGCCTGCACTCCATCGCCATCAGCTTTCCTGACTACAATCCACAGGCCAGCGCAGAGCGACCGGCGCAATGGTTTGCCGGCTGGCTGCAGCGTAACCTGGACCGGCTGCATGCTGGCATCGTTTACAATATCAACTATCCAGATGAGCAAGCTGGCGCCGAAGGCTTTCCGGAAGAGCGCTGGACCTATCAGGGACGTCGCACCTACAGAGATGAATACGAGATCCTGGAGGAAGGGAATGGCGAAGCGCTACTACGAATGCGCACCACTGAATTCGGCCACGTCCGGGAGGATCGTTCCGATTTTGAGGCCGTAATCGACGGCTGCATATCAATCACCCCCCTGTCCACATACACTACCCACATTCGCGAGTTGAAACGATGGTTCTAG
- a CDS encoding tetratricopeptide repeat protein, whose translation MVLDEAERERQILDRILGLKQRLKDNRGGPVELHELAICYFHLNNFQIAADRLAELCENFPDYVEIAAAYALRILSLIHADEPLEAERLLRQRMERFPSDLRLLSMLAHVEMMKRKYVRSIELHRRILQLDPDNLNSLNSLGYLLAIHGSPQEQQEAFAHLSKAVARKPDHSAYLDSLGVYYTRNGDARRARQALERALQRSPESGEILDHYKAVHCPPSKS comes from the coding sequence ATGGTTCTAGATGAAGCGGAAAGAGAGCGCCAGATTCTTGATCGAATTCTGGGACTGAAGCAGCGGTTGAAAGACAACCGGGGCGGTCCGGTCGAACTCCATGAACTTGCAATCTGCTACTTTCACCTGAACAACTTTCAGATCGCCGCCGATCGTCTTGCTGAGTTGTGCGAAAACTTCCCCGACTACGTGGAAATCGCGGCCGCCTATGCCTTGCGCATATTGAGTCTGATCCATGCTGATGAGCCGCTTGAAGCAGAGCGGCTGCTGCGCCAGCGTATGGAACGCTTTCCCTCCGATCTCAGGCTGTTATCAATGCTTGCTCACGTGGAAATGATGAAACGCAAATACGTCCGTTCGATCGAACTGCACCGGCGCATCCTGCAGCTGGATCCGGACAACTTGAACAGTCTGAATTCCCTCGGCTACCTGCTTGCGATCCATGGATCGCCACAAGAACAGCAAGAGGCTTTTGCCCACCTCAGCAAAGCTGTCGCGCGCAAGCCAGATCATTCCGCCTACCTTGACTCCCTTGGAGTTTACTATACCCGCAATGGCGACGCCCGCCGGGCGCGCCAGGCGTTGGAGCGAGCGTTACAGAGGTCGCCGGAAAGCGGCGAGATACTCGATCATTACAAGGCCGTGCATTGCCCGCCGTCAAAAAGCTAA
- a CDS encoding DUF3332 domain-containing protein, translated as MKIRKVTAALLAAGISLSAGGACHGSFVLNRGWDRFVSGINNKWVKAIIFIISIPIYFIAFALDAIVFNLVEFWSGSNPIAGAGSDGQQSAVVIENQNERIEMVRSPDGERLDIQISREGQPVFAFVALRAAPGALFVEQGGRLEIANASIMREAGGALLQLNAGGEDLGQRRIDNSTLEALQNAQFRLEAGLR; from the coding sequence ATGAAAATTCGAAAAGTAACCGCCGCTCTGCTGGCGGCCGGCATCAGCTTGAGCGCTGGAGGCGCCTGCCACGGAAGCTTTGTTTTGAATCGGGGGTGGGATCGATTTGTTTCTGGAATCAACAACAAGTGGGTCAAAGCAATCATATTTATCATTTCGATCCCGATCTACTTCATTGCCTTTGCCCTGGATGCGATCGTTTTTAACCTCGTCGAATTCTGGAGCGGAAGCAATCCGATTGCCGGCGCGGGAAGCGACGGGCAACAATCGGCTGTCGTCATTGAGAATCAGAATGAAAGGATTGAAATGGTCCGCAGTCCGGATGGAGAGCGACTGGACATCCAGATCAGTCGCGAGGGCCAGCCTGTATTTGCCTTTGTCGCACTGCGCGCTGCGCCAGGCGCTCTGTTCGTGGAGCAAGGAGGACGTCTGGAAATTGCAAACGCCAGTATAATGCGCGAGGCTGGCGGCGCCTTGTTGCAACTGAATGCCGGCGGAGAAGACCTGGGCCAGCGTCGTATCGACAATTCAACTCTGGAGGCGCTCCAGAATGCGCAGTTCAGACTGGAAGCCGGACTGCGCTGA
- the carB gene encoding carbamoyl-phosphate synthase large subunit, which translates to MPRRTDIKSILIPGSGPIVIGQACEFDYSGTQACKALRREGFRTILFNSNPATIMTDPEMADATYIEPLTPETLIRVIEKEKPDAILPTVGGQTALNLVMDLEKMGYLEKSGVKLIGANVAAIRKAESREEFKEAMLRIGMRVPQSALCSSMEEALQFKGRRGLPLIIRPSFTLGGAGGGIAFTDDDFDTIVQNGLNLSPTNQILLEESVLGWKEFELEVMRDLADNVVIICSIENIDPMGVHTGDSITVAPQQTLSDRQYQEMRDAAIKIIREIGVDTGGSNIQFGVNPKNGEMVVIEMNPRVSRSSALASKATGFPIAKIAALLAVGYTLDEVQNDITRVTPASFEPTIDYVVVKAPRFTFEKFPGASDTLGSMMKSVGEAMSIGRTFKESFQKAFRSLETGRYGFGADGSLSEMLRLLDFELQGEREEIEYLEASLARPTPERIYSVRRALELGLEKPESGFDVARVYELSGIDPWFLNQILDLLRLEMEYAAAGAPLDREWLEALKRNGYSDRQIGFLRNRSALRGVLGNAAYPEHERRSRSLELLSSGEAAVASARSALALAPVYKSVDTCAGEFEAITPYLYSTYEDEDESRVRSVKKVVILGGGPNRIGQGIEFDYCCCHASFALQKMGVQSIMVNSNPETVSTDYDTSDKLYFEPLSFEDVLNICRKEQPHGVILSFGGQTPLKLARRLEAAGIPILGTSPDAIDRAEDRDRFSAMLEKLRLRQPENGMASTTQEAEEVVRRIGYPCLVRPSYVLGGRAMAIVYEREQLLSFVREAQEAAPEHPVLIDRFLEDAIEIDVDALSDGHDVFVAGIMQHIEEAGVHSGDSACVLPPVGLPAAIIEEIRSATRSIALELNVVGLLNIQFAVQREQLYVIEVNPRASRTAPFVSKAIGLPLPALATRVMLGESLAQLKLPEDGADTGFVAVKEAVLPFMRFPGADIILGPEMKSTGEVMGIARDLGAAYLKAQSGAGDRIPQSGGIFFSVSDRVKAQLVEEAIQLQKLGYQLYGTRGTADFLRGHGVEMTALHKMRENLSPNALDLIKRGEIQLIINIPDSRRTRDDAFAIRQQAIRRRLLCITTTAAVRALVHGLRSTRGIEMEVNSLQSIHALRDGAVAPIA; encoded by the coding sequence ATGCCCCGTCGTACCGATATCAAAAGCATACTGATCCCTGGAAGCGGACCGATAGTAATCGGCCAGGCCTGCGAGTTCGACTATAGCGGAACTCAGGCCTGCAAGGCCCTGCGCCGCGAAGGCTTTCGTACCATTTTGTTTAATTCCAATCCGGCGACTATCATGACCGATCCGGAGATGGCGGACGCCACGTACATCGAGCCGCTCACGCCCGAAACCTTAATTCGCGTGATCGAAAAGGAAAAGCCAGATGCAATCTTGCCAACCGTTGGCGGACAAACTGCGCTCAACCTGGTAATGGATCTCGAAAAGATGGGCTACCTGGAAAAGTCCGGGGTGAAGCTAATCGGCGCCAATGTGGCGGCAATACGGAAGGCGGAAAGTAGAGAGGAATTTAAGGAGGCAATGCTGCGCATTGGCATGCGCGTGCCTCAGTCGGCGCTCTGCAGCAGTATGGAAGAGGCTCTGCAATTCAAGGGCCGTCGCGGCTTACCCTTGATCATTCGACCCTCCTTCACGCTCGGCGGCGCCGGCGGCGGCATTGCATTCACCGACGACGATTTTGATACAATCGTCCAGAATGGTCTGAATCTCTCGCCGACAAACCAGATCCTGCTTGAGGAAAGCGTACTGGGCTGGAAGGAATTCGAACTGGAGGTCATGCGCGATCTGGCAGACAATGTAGTTATCATTTGTTCGATCGAAAATATTGATCCAATGGGCGTGCACACCGGCGATTCCATTACGGTGGCGCCGCAACAAACGCTTTCCGATCGCCAGTACCAGGAAATGCGCGATGCTGCGATCAAAATCATTCGAGAGATAGGCGTCGATACCGGCGGCTCGAATATTCAGTTCGGCGTAAACCCGAAGAACGGTGAAATGGTCGTGATCGAAATGAACCCTCGGGTTTCGCGTTCTTCCGCTCTCGCCAGCAAGGCCACCGGCTTTCCCATCGCCAAAATCGCAGCTTTGCTGGCCGTCGGTTACACGCTGGACGAAGTTCAGAATGACATCACACGCGTGACGCCAGCCAGTTTTGAACCAACGATTGACTATGTGGTGGTGAAAGCGCCCCGTTTTACCTTTGAGAAGTTTCCAGGGGCCAGTGATACTCTGGGTTCGATGATGAAGTCGGTTGGCGAGGCGATGAGTATCGGCCGGACCTTCAAGGAATCCTTTCAAAAAGCATTTCGTTCGCTGGAAACGGGGCGCTACGGTTTTGGCGCCGATGGCAGCCTGAGCGAAATGTTGCGTTTGTTAGACTTTGAACTACAGGGAGAACGTGAAGAAATCGAGTATCTGGAAGCAAGCCTGGCGCGGCCGACTCCGGAGCGGATTTATAGCGTGCGTCGCGCCCTGGAACTCGGCCTGGAAAAGCCGGAAAGCGGATTTGATGTCGCGCGAGTTTATGAGCTGAGCGGTATTGATCCATGGTTTTTGAATCAAATTCTCGATCTGTTGCGTCTGGAAATGGAATACGCAGCGGCCGGCGCCCCGCTGGATCGGGAATGGTTGGAGGCGCTGAAGCGAAACGGCTATTCCGATCGCCAGATTGGCTTTTTAAGGAATAGATCAGCGCTGCGCGGAGTACTTGGCAATGCCGCCTATCCGGAACACGAGCGTCGCTCGCGATCGCTGGAGCTGCTGTCCTCGGGCGAAGCGGCCGTTGCCTCCGCCCGAAGCGCCCTTGCGTTGGCGCCCGTATATAAGTCTGTTGATACTTGCGCCGGAGAATTTGAGGCAATCACCCCCTACCTTTATTCCACGTACGAAGACGAAGATGAATCGCGAGTGCGATCGGTAAAGAAGGTTGTGATTCTGGGCGGCGGCCCAAACCGAATTGGCCAGGGCATTGAATTTGATTACTGCTGCTGCCATGCGTCCTTTGCGCTGCAAAAGATGGGCGTGCAGTCGATCATGGTAAACTCCAATCCCGAAACAGTTTCAACCGACTATGATACATCGGACAAACTTTACTTCGAGCCGCTTTCCTTCGAAGATGTTCTGAACATTTGCCGCAAAGAGCAGCCGCACGGTGTTATTCTAAGTTTTGGGGGACAGACGCCGCTCAAGCTGGCCAGAAGGTTGGAAGCCGCTGGTATTCCGATTCTCGGAACGTCGCCGGATGCAATCGATCGCGCTGAGGATCGCGATCGCTTCAGCGCAATGCTGGAAAAGTTGCGCTTGCGTCAGCCGGAAAACGGCATGGCTTCCACGACCCAGGAGGCCGAGGAAGTTGTTCGTCGCATAGGTTATCCTTGCCTTGTGAGACCCAGCTACGTACTGGGCGGCAGAGCGATGGCTATTGTCTATGAGCGCGAACAATTGCTTTCTTTCGTTCGCGAGGCGCAAGAGGCTGCGCCGGAGCATCCGGTCTTGATTGACCGTTTTCTGGAGGATGCCATCGAAATCGATGTCGACGCGCTGAGCGACGGCCACGATGTTTTTGTCGCCGGCATAATGCAGCATATTGAGGAAGCAGGCGTGCATTCCGGCGACTCGGCCTGCGTGCTTCCGCCGGTCGGGCTGCCCGCAGCTATTATCGAAGAGATTCGGTCGGCAACTCGTTCTATTGCGCTGGAGCTCAATGTTGTAGGTTTGTTAAATATTCAGTTTGCGGTGCAAAGGGAGCAGCTCTACGTAATCGAAGTTAATCCTCGCGCCAGTCGGACCGCCCCATTCGTTAGCAAGGCCATTGGGCTGCCGTTGCCGGCCCTTGCCACTCGAGTCATGTTGGGCGAGTCGCTGGCACAATTGAAGCTGCCAGAAGATGGCGCCGATACCGGCTTTGTTGCTGTCAAAGAAGCCGTATTGCCGTTCATGCGCTTCCCGGGTGCGGACATCATTCTCGGGCCAGAGATGAAATCTACGGGCGAGGTAATGGGTATTGCCAGAGATCTTGGCGCAGCTTACCTCAAGGCGCAGTCTGGCGCCGGCGACCGCATACCGCAGAGCGGCGGCATATTCTTCAGCGTAAGCGACCGTGTCAAAGCGCAGCTGGTCGAGGAAGCAATTCAATTACAAAAGCTGGGGTATCAGCTATATGGAACGCGGGGGACCGCCGACTTTCTACGCGGGCACGGCGTGGAAATGACGGCTCTGCATAAAATGCGCGAAAATCTGAGCCCCAATGCGCTGGATCTGATCAAACGTGGAGAAATTCAGTTGATCATCAATATTCCGGACTCCCGGCGTACGCGCGATGACGCGTTTGCTATTCGTCAACAGGCGATACGCAGGCGACTGCTTTGCATCACCACAACGGCCGCAGTCCGGGCGCTGGTCCATGGTCTGCGCAGTACGCGAGGAATTGAAATGGAAGTCAATTCACTGCAGTCTATCCACGCCTTGCGCGATGGCGCCGTCGCTCCCATTGCCTGA
- a CDS encoding M23 family metallopeptidase has translation MVESLQEWMQDLRRALRRKGEERLTVMIIPHGQERIFSLQLNWFMILFLAGTAILAVTLAFYGIYLRTAQSREILRLRELYGANFSQALHLKETAVENRKLHLELSANLEQAALSIGFPDSEINEISEDSKADQLARAELDRDRNQDDHLSPRAGYLPPVAALKQLRWSIQLRQALRDSVRDAIDGGIGLYSEMPLGRPFRDLEIFNDTSPFGLREDPVTRGNLEFHPGYDMAGVEGTPVAATGRGVVYRVFLDPGYGRAIVVRHGSGFFAMYAHLSRSYVQVGEAVSRGQQIGALGRTGRATGPHLHYEIWIGESDRVDPKPFLCSLDFSTERCRAFHRAERL, from the coding sequence ATGGTCGAAAGCCTGCAGGAGTGGATGCAAGACCTGCGGCGTGCGCTGCGTCGCAAGGGCGAGGAACGCCTTACGGTCATGATCATTCCGCACGGGCAGGAGCGCATCTTCAGTCTGCAGCTGAACTGGTTCATGATCCTGTTTCTTGCCGGCACTGCCATTCTGGCGGTGACTCTGGCCTTCTACGGCATTTATCTGCGTACCGCTCAATCGCGCGAGATTCTCAGGTTGCGGGAGCTCTATGGCGCCAATTTCAGTCAAGCCCTGCATCTAAAAGAAACCGCGGTCGAAAACCGCAAGCTCCATCTGGAGCTGAGCGCTAACCTCGAACAGGCTGCGTTGAGTATTGGATTTCCGGATTCAGAGATCAATGAAATATCCGAGGACAGCAAGGCGGATCAGCTGGCGCGAGCCGAACTGGATCGAGATCGTAACCAGGACGATCATCTCAGTCCGCGCGCCGGATATCTGCCGCCAGTAGCGGCATTGAAGCAGCTGCGCTGGAGCATTCAATTGCGGCAAGCGCTAAGGGATTCTGTACGCGACGCGATAGATGGAGGCATCGGTCTCTACTCTGAGATGCCGCTGGGACGTCCTTTCAGGGACCTTGAGATCTTCAATGATACATCGCCCTTCGGTCTCCGCGAGGACCCGGTTACGCGCGGCAATCTAGAATTTCATCCCGGCTACGATATGGCCGGCGTCGAAGGAACCCCGGTCGCCGCAACGGGGCGCGGCGTCGTCTATCGTGTATTTCTCGATCCCGGCTACGGCCGAGCGATAGTCGTGCGACACGGTTCCGGCTTTTTTGCGATGTACGCGCACCTTTCGCGTAGCTACGTACAGGTAGGCGAAGCGGTCAGTCGCGGTCAGCAGATCGGCGCCCTTGGTCGCACGGGTCGCGCTACAGGTCCGCACCTCCACTATGAAATCTGGATTGGCGAGTCGGATCGCGTCGACCCCAAACCATTTCTCTGCTCGCTCGATTTTTCTACAGAGCGCTGTCGCGCGTTTCACCGAGCAGAACGCCTCTAG
- the lysS gene encoding lysine--tRNA ligase produces MAESTEREPVADSSDLFEHRLHKLQNLQAAGNDPYAAYFRPAQTAAELLALAESEHGEAKHFSVAGRIRSRRLMGKAGFMDLEDASGRIQLYGAQKELTDRYSDFCELDLGDQIGAGGYLFRTRTGQTTLHLTEFVLLAKCLRPLPVVKEAEGRVFDAFADKEQRYRMRYVDLIVNPEVREAFEKRSRIVAEVRNFLIERGFLEVETPMMHPIPGGATARPFVTHHNALDMELYLRIAPELYLKRLIVGGFPRVFEINRNFRNEGISYKHNPEFTMLELYEAYGNMDTMLELCESLISTVAQKTIGALQVEYGEQRLDFSPPWKRVGYLQAIAEHSGVALHLDMAPAEALEMAQKAGIRPEQLAGCDTVWKVAEVLFDERTEKELIQPTFIIDYPTAISPLAKAWPERPQFVQRFEPYIAGREIGNAFSELNDPIEQRRRFSEQVAEREKGGEGGYMDLDYVRALEYGMPPTGGMGIGIDRLAMLLTNAASIRDTILFPLMRPERFEE; encoded by the coding sequence ATGGCCGAATCCACCGAGCGCGAACCAGTCGCTGATTCCTCTGATCTTTTCGAGCATCGACTGCACAAACTGCAAAACCTGCAGGCTGCGGGAAATGACCCCTACGCCGCCTACTTCCGCCCCGCGCAGACCGCAGCCGAACTCCTGGCCCTGGCTGAGAGTGAACACGGCGAGGCCAAACATTTCAGCGTAGCCGGACGCATTCGTTCGCGTCGCTTGATGGGCAAGGCCGGCTTTATGGATCTGGAAGACGCCAGCGGCAGAATCCAGCTGTACGGGGCGCAGAAGGAGCTGACCGATCGCTACTCGGATTTTTGCGAGCTGGATCTTGGCGATCAGATTGGCGCCGGCGGCTACCTGTTTCGCACGCGAACGGGACAGACGACCCTGCACTTGACTGAATTTGTTCTGCTGGCCAAGTGCCTGCGACCGCTTCCGGTCGTAAAAGAAGCGGAAGGACGCGTATTCGACGCCTTTGCGGACAAGGAACAGCGCTACCGGATGCGCTATGTAGACTTGATCGTCAATCCGGAGGTGCGCGAGGCCTTTGAAAAGCGGTCGCGTATCGTTGCGGAGGTCCGGAATTTTCTGATCGAACGCGGCTTTCTGGAAGTGGAGACGCCGATGATGCATCCCATTCCGGGCGGAGCAACGGCGCGCCCCTTTGTAACCCATCACAATGCTCTGGATATGGAGCTTTACTTGCGCATCGCTCCGGAACTCTATTTGAAGCGACTGATCGTCGGCGGCTTTCCGCGCGTATTCGAAATCAATCGTAATTTTCGCAACGAGGGCATCAGCTACAAGCACAACCCGGAATTCACGATGCTGGAGCTCTATGAAGCCTACGGCAACATGGATACCATGCTTGAGTTGTGCGAATCTTTGATCTCGACAGTGGCGCAGAAAACGATTGGCGCTCTGCAAGTTGAATACGGCGAGCAGCGATTGGACTTCAGCCCCCCCTGGAAGCGAGTGGGCTATCTGCAGGCGATTGCCGAACACTCCGGGGTTGCGTTGCATCTCGATATGGCGCCCGCCGAGGCCCTTGAAATGGCGCAAAAGGCTGGCATACGCCCGGAGCAGTTGGCCGGCTGTGACACGGTCTGGAAGGTAGCGGAAGTCCTATTTGATGAACGAACAGAAAAAGAACTGATTCAGCCGACCTTTATCATCGACTATCCCACGGCGATCTCGCCGCTGGCCAAAGCCTGGCCCGAACGACCGCAATTTGTGCAGAGATTCGAACCTTATATTGCCGGCCGCGAAATCGGCAATGCCTTCAGTGAGCTCAATGATCCCATCGAGCAACGCCGTCGCTTCAGCGAGCAGGTGGCAGAACGCGAAAAGGGCGGAGAGGGCGGGTACATGGACCTCGACTACGTTCGCGCCCTGGAGTACGGCATGCCGCCAACGGGGGGAATGGGCATCGGGATCGATCGGTTGGCAATGCTGCTGACCAATGCCGCCTCAATCCGCGATACAATCTTATTTCCTCTGATGCGACCGGAACGATTCGAAGAGTAA